A single window of Toxotes jaculatrix isolate fToxJac2 chromosome 4, fToxJac2.pri, whole genome shotgun sequence DNA harbors:
- the slc2a15b gene encoding solute carrier family 2 member 15b, with the protein MAEELLLENDAKISTHLTKSLLAVAFLASFGGSMLYGYNLAVVNSPAQYIKDFYNETLTESYGWTPDEEHLTVLYSLTVSVFAVGGMTGALLVGKLVTRYGRKGTLVRSSVLVFIGGALMGFSRGCRMPAMVIFGRFITGVHSGISLSVVPMYLGEIAPKNLRGFLGLVPSIHICLGVFIAQILGLSELLGKEEHWPLLLSLVVFPTMVQLMLLPWFPESPRYLLIEKGNVHATIAALKWYRTKGNIQAEVEEMQEEQRSLSSIHTISVWGLLMDRCVRWQVITIAVVNIGMQLSGIDAIWFYTNDIFKNAGIPDPYIQYTTVGTGAIEVISGVLGCFTIERLGRRPLMIGGFLFMALCCAGITVSALFQAQLSFMRYISVGCVVGIIAGFCIGPAGVPFLITAELFKQSHRPAAYTVAGCLNWLSNFTIGFVFPFLEMATGPYCYLIFCAICLGVAIYTIFVIPETKNKTFMQISQMFATKNNILEEELTPNGHLKLALMNGYGTLGLHDEK; encoded by the exons ATGGCGGAGGAACTGTTACTGGAAAACGATGCCAAGATCAGCACG CACCTCACAAAGTCACTGCTGGCAGTGGCTTTCCTGGCCTCATTTGGCGGCTCCATGCTCTATGGCTACAACTTGGCAGTGGTCAACTCTCCTGCACAG TACATTAAAGACTTCTACAATGAGACGTTGACAGAAAGCTACGGCTGGACTCCAGATGAGGAGCACCTCACCGTCTTGTACTccctcactgtgtctgtgtttgctgttggtGGGATGACGGGGGCCCTGCTGGTGGGCAAGCTTGTTACCAGATATGGAAG GAAAGGGACGCTGGTGAGATCCAGTGTGCTGGTGTTCATAGGAGGAGCTCTGATGGGCTTCAGCAGAGGGTGCAGGATGCCTGCGATGGTCATCTTTGGACGCTTCATCACAGGAGTACACTCAG GTATCTCTCTCAGCGTGGTGCCGATGTACCTCGGTGAGATCGCACCAAAGAACCTGCGTGGCTTCCTGGGCCTCGTTCCCAGTATCCACATTTGTCTCGGGGTCTTCATCGCTCAAATCCTGGGGCTCAGTGAACTGCTGGGAAAG GAAGAACACTGGCCTCTGCTCCTGTCCCTGGTGGTGTTTCCCACCATGGTCCAGCTcatgctgttgccatggtttccAGAGAGTCCACGGTATCTGTTGATAGAGAAGGGAAATGTGCATGCCACCATCGCAG ccCTAAAGTGGTACCGTACTAAAGGAAACATCCAGGCAGAGGTTGAGGAGATGCAGGAAGAGCAACGCTCTTTGTCCTCCATCCACACCATCTCTGTCTGGGGCCTGCTCATGGACCGCTGTGTCCGCTGGCAGGTCATCACCATTGCGGTGGTCAACATCGGCATGCAGCTGTCTGGCATTGATGCG ATCTGGTTCTACACAAATGACATATTCAAGAACGCAGGAATCCCAGACCCTTACATTCAGTACACAACAGTGGGAACTGGTGCCATTGAGGTTATTTCTGGGGTGCTGGGG TGTTTCACTATCGAGCGTCTGGGCAGAAGACCTCTGATGATTGGCGGCTTCCTCTTCATGGCTCTCTGCTGTGCTGGGATCACTGTGTCTGCCCTCTTCCAG GCGCAGCTGTCCTTTATGCGCTACATCAGCGTGGGCTGCGTTGTTGGGATTATTGCTGGCTTCTGCATAGGTCCAG CTGGTGTGCCGTTCCTGatcactgcagagctgtttAAGCAGTCGCACAGACCGGCTGCCTACACTGTGGCCGGTTGCCTCAACTGGTTGTCCAACTTCACCATCGGCTTTGTCTTCCCCTTCCTAGAG ATGGCCACAGGTCCTTACTGTTACCTGATCTTCTGTGCGATCTGCTTGGGAGTGGCCATCTACACCATCTTCGTCATTCCTGAGACCAAGAACAAAACCTTTATGCAGATCAGCCAGATGTTTGCCACCAAGAACAACATACTTGAAGAGGAGCTGACTCCCAACGGTCATTTGAAATTGGCTCTGATGAACGGCTATGGAACCCTTGGCCTACACGACGAAAAGTAA